AGGAGCTCGAAGGAGGCGAGCCCGCGCTGGATCGGGCAGTGGCGCTCTACGAGCAGGGGGTGGGCCTCTTCAAGTACTGCCGCGAGCAGCTCGATCGGGCCCACAAGCGGGTGGAGGAGCTTGCGGGCGAGGCCGAGGGGATGCTTTCGCTCGAACCGTTCGAAGAGAAAGACGAGGAAGAGGACGAAGATTAACCGGAGCGGGTGGGCGTGGCGCAAAACGCGGAAAATTTCGATGCGGCCGAATATCTGGCCAAGTGGGCCGAACGGACCGAGCGGGCGCTGGAGCGGTTCGTCCCGGAGAAGTGCGCATCGTCCGCCGGGATCTACGAGATCATGCGCTACAGCCTCTTCGCGGGAGGCAAGCGGCTGCGCCCCGTTTTGTGCGTCGCCGGATGCGAGGCGGTGGGAGGCGACCCGGAAGTGGTGCTGCCCGCCGCCTGTGCGCTCGAGTGCATCCATACCTACTCCCTGATGCACGATGATCTCCCCGCGATGGACGATGACGATCTGCGCCGCGGGATTCCGACCAGCCACAAGGTTTACGGCGAGGCGGGCGCGATACTCGGCGGCGACGGGCTCCTGACGATGGCGTTCACCTGCATGGCCGATGCGGGGATGGCCCGCGCGGTGGGGGCCGATCGGGTGCTCCGGGCGGCGGGCCTCATCGCGGATGCCGCCGGGGCGAGCGGTATGGTGGGCGGCCAGCTGCTCGATCTGCGCGCGGATGGTCAAACGCCCGCCCCGGCTGAGATGGAGGAGATTCACCGGCGAAAGACCGGCGCCCTCATCCGCGCGGCGGTGTGCGCCGGGGGGCTGCTCGGGGGGGCGGACGATGCCCAGCTCGAGGCGCTGGGCCGCTACGGCGCCAAGGCGGGCCTCGCCTTCCAGATTGTGGACGATATCCTCGATGTCGAGGGGGACGCCGGGGCGATGGGAAAGCCCACCGGCTCGGATGCCGCCCAGAATAAGGCCACCTACCCGGCTCTTTACGGCATCGAGTCCTCGCGCGAAATGGCCCGCCGGGCGGAGGAGGAGGCCCAGGAGGCCCTTTCGCTCTTTTCGGGGGCGGCGGCGGCGCTGGCCGCCCTCGCCCGTTTCATCGTATTGCGGCGGCACTAATCTTCATCTAAAGTAAAATCAGTGAAATTTTGGAGGCGAGGGAGAGGGCATCTCTCGCTTTTCATGCGCCATAAGAGGATGCCGCGGCCTTCGCGCGGGCAATTCGATGGCCGTGGACTGAGATTGAACTCTGATGGGTGAACTTCTACAGCGAATCGAGAGTCCGGCCGACCTGCGGGCGCTGGCCGACGATGACCTGCCGCAGGTCGTCGCCGAGTTGCGCGATCTGATTATCCAGGTCACCTCCCAGACAGGCGGCCACCTGGGGGCCTCCCTCGGCGCCGCCGAGCTGGTCACCGCGCTCCACTACGTCTACGACACCCCCCGGGACAAGCTCATCTGGGATGTGGGCCACCAGGCGTATGCCCACAAAATCCTGACCGGAAGGCGCGATCGGTTCCCTACCCTTCGCCAGTGGGGCGGCATCGCCGGCTTCCCCGATCGGCGCGAGAGCGAATACGATCATCTCAACGTGGCGCACGGGGGCACTTCCATCTCCGCCGCGCTCGGCATGGCGACGGCCCGCGACATGCAGGGCAAAGATTTCCACGTCGTGGCCGTCATCGGCGACGGGAGTCTCACCGCGGGGATGGCGATGGAGGGGCTCAACAACGCGGGCGCCTCAAACCGTAATTTCACCGTCATCCTCAACGACAACAAGATGGGCATATCCGCGAACGTGGGGGCCATGTGCTCCTACCTGGCGCGGATCATGACCGGCGAGTGGGCCAACCGCGCCCGCCGGGTGCGCGATGAGGTGCAGAAAATCATGAGCCACGTTCCGTTGGTGGGCGAACCGGCGGTGCAGCTCATGGAGCGGGTCGAGGACTCCCTGAAAAACATCTTCGTGCCGGGCATTCTTTTCGAGGAGCTGGGCTTCCGCTACATCGGGCCGGTGGATGGCCACCGGCTCGATTTGCTGATTCCCACTCTCCAGAACGTCCGGAAACTGAAGGGCCCCAATCTCGTCCACGTGGTCACGAAGAAAGGCTACGGCTATCCCTACAGCGAAGCCGAGCCCATCGTCTACCACGGGGTGACCAAGTTCGATCCGGAAACGGGAAAATTCGCCAAAAAGGCCGAAGGGCCGCCCAGCTACTCGAAGGTGTTCGCCCAGGCCATGGCCAAGCTCAGCCGGCGCGACGAAAAGATCGTCGCAGTGACGGCGGCGATGCTCGAGGGGACGGCGCTGGTGGGCTACCAGGAGGAGTTTCCCGATCGGTGCTTTGATGTGGGAATGGCCGAGCAGCACGCGGTCACTTTTTCGGCGGGGCTTGCGCTCGAGGGCATGAAGCCTGTCGCGGCGATCTACAGCACCTTTTTGCAGCGTGCCTTCGATCAGATCATCCACGATGTGTGCCTGACGAATGTGCCGGTGACCTTCGCCCTCGATCGGGGCGGCCTGGTGGGGGACGATGGGCCGACCCACCAAGGCGCCTTCGACATCGCGTACCTGCGCTGTCTCCCCAACATGGTCGTCATGGCCTCGAAGGACGAGAACGAGCTGCAGCGCATGCTGCTGACCGCGATCGAGCATCCGGGGCCGGCCGCCGTCCGCTTCCCCCGCGGGGTGGGTGAGGGCGTGCCGATGGACGAGGAGATTACGCCGCTTCCTTTGGGAAAGGCCGAACTCTTGCGCGATGGGGAGGATGTCGCCCTCATCGCCCTGGGCCCGATGGTGCGCCTGGCGATGGAGTCGGCCGATCAGCTGGCCGAGCTTCGCGTCCGCGCCGCCGTGCTGAACCTGCGCTTCGTGAAGCCGATCGACGAGGAGGCGATCCTCTCCCTCGCCCGCAAGTGCCGCCACATCGTGACGGTGGAGGAGGG
The genomic region above belongs to bacterium and contains:
- the xseB gene encoding exodeoxyribonuclease VII small subunit encodes the protein MTATRKKKTDGGGAPESFEEALARLEEIVEELEGGEPALDRAVALYEQGVGLFKYCREQLDRAHKRVEELAGEAEGMLSLEPFEEKDEEEDED
- a CDS encoding polyprenyl synthetase family protein, translated to MAQNAENFDAAEYLAKWAERTERALERFVPEKCASSAGIYEIMRYSLFAGGKRLRPVLCVAGCEAVGGDPEVVLPAACALECIHTYSLMHDDLPAMDDDDLRRGIPTSHKVYGEAGAILGGDGLLTMAFTCMADAGMARAVGADRVLRAAGLIADAAGASGMVGGQLLDLRADGQTPAPAEMEEIHRRKTGALIRAAVCAGGLLGGADDAQLEALGRYGAKAGLAFQIVDDILDVEGDAGAMGKPTGSDAAQNKATYPALYGIESSREMARRAEEEAQEALSLFSGAAAALAALARFIVLRRH
- the dxs gene encoding 1-deoxy-D-xylulose-5-phosphate synthase — translated: MGELLQRIESPADLRALADDDLPQVVAELRDLIIQVTSQTGGHLGASLGAAELVTALHYVYDTPRDKLIWDVGHQAYAHKILTGRRDRFPTLRQWGGIAGFPDRRESEYDHLNVAHGGTSISAALGMATARDMQGKDFHVVAVIGDGSLTAGMAMEGLNNAGASNRNFTVILNDNKMGISANVGAMCSYLARIMTGEWANRARRVRDEVQKIMSHVPLVGEPAVQLMERVEDSLKNIFVPGILFEELGFRYIGPVDGHRLDLLIPTLQNVRKLKGPNLVHVVTKKGYGYPYSEAEPIVYHGVTKFDPETGKFAKKAEGPPSYSKVFAQAMAKLSRRDEKIVAVTAAMLEGTALVGYQEEFPDRCFDVGMAEQHAVTFSAGLALEGMKPVAAIYSTFLQRAFDQIIHDVCLTNVPVTFALDRGGLVGDDGPTHQGAFDIAYLRCLPNMVVMASKDENELQRMLLTAIEHPGPAAVRFPRGVGEGVPMDEEITPLPLGKAELLRDGEDVALIALGPMVRLAMESADQLAELRVRAAVLNLRFVKPIDEEAILSLARKCRHIVTVEEGCRTGGMGSAVLEVLLDHGVRDVRVTRLGIPDRFIEHGAHALQREESHLTQGDITQAARDLLEGAGEEFSSLTGDGEKPASR